A genomic segment from Glycine soja cultivar W05 chromosome 20, ASM419377v2, whole genome shotgun sequence encodes:
- the LOC114401429 gene encoding beta-fructofuranosidase, insoluble isoenzyme 1-like — MALPSTKMPVVFYSMVLLIINNCIEAVSVRGDYHRTGFHFQPLKNWMNDPNGPMYYNGVYHLFYQYNPNGTVWGNIVWAHSVSKDLINWNGIEHAIYPSKPFDKFGCWSGSATIIPGKGPVILYTGVIDENNTQVQCYAEPEDPNDPLLRRWVKPDKLNPAVVDKDVNHTEFRDPTTAWWGKDGHWRMLVGSVRKRRGIAYLYRSKDFKTWVRAKHPIHSKGGTGMWECPDFYPVSVIGNVVGNPVKHVLKNSLDDTKFDYYTVGTYLEDKDRYVPDNTSVDGWGGLRYDYGNFYASKSFFDPSKNRRILWGWANECDKPIDNFRKGWAGIQAIPRTVWLDFTGRQLVQWPVEELNSLRGKEVNIDNQRLEKGDYSEVKGITAAQADVEVTFSFSSLDKAEAYDPKWVKAQDLCAQKGSKLQGGVGPFGLLTLASQNLEEFTPVFFRVFKSPNKHIVLLCSDARSSSLKSDLYKPQFAGFVDVDLAADKKISLRSLIDHSVVESFGAGGKTNILSRVYPELAVMNQAHLFVFNNGTEPIVVQNLKAWSMISADIK, encoded by the exons ATGGCTCTCCCAAGCACCAAGATGCCTGTGGTGTTTTACTCCATGGTGTTGCTGATCATCAACAATTGCATTGAAGCAGTTTCGGTGAGAGGAGATTATCACAGAACTGGATTCCATTTCCAGCCCCTTAAAAACTGGATGAACG ATCCAAATG GGCCAATGTACTACAATGGAGTATACCATCTGTTCTACCAGTACAATCCCAATGGCACAGTGTGGGGTAACATAGTGTGGGCGCACTCAGTGTCCAAGGATCTGATAAACTGGAATGGCATTGAACATGCTATTTATCCATCAAAGCCCTTTGACAAATTTGGCTGCTGGTCAGGGTCTGCTACCATAATCCCTGGTAAGGGGCCCGTGATCCTCTACACTGGAGTTATAGACGAAAATAACACTCAAGTGCAATGCTATGCCGAACCAGAAGACCCAAATGACCCACTTCTTCGGAGATGGGTGAAACCAGACAAGCTCAACCCAGCTGTGGTAGATAAAGATGTTAACCACACTGAATTTCGTGACCCCACAACAGCTTGGTGGGGCAAGGACGGTCACTGGAGGATGCTGGTGGGCAGTGTAAGGAAGCGCAGAGGAATAGCTTATCTATACAGGAGCAAGGACTTCAAGACATGGGTTCGGGCCAAACACCCTATCCATTCCAAGGGTGGTACGGGTATGTGGGAGTGCCCCGACTTTTACCCAGTTTCAGTTATAGGAAATGTAGTGGGGAATCCAGTGAAACATGTGTTGAAGAACAGCCTTGATGATACTAAGTTCGATTACTATACTGTGGGGACCTATCTGGAGGATAAGGATAGGTATGTGCCTGACAACACTTCAGTGGATGGTTGGGGTGGACTTAGGTATGATTATGGCAACTTCTATGCTTCCAAATCATTTTTTGACCCCAGCAAGAACAGGAGGATCTTATGGGGTTGGGCAAACGAGTGTGATAAACCGATAGACAATTTTCGGAAAGGATGGGCAGGAATTCAG GCAATTCCACGAACTGTGTGGCTCGATTTTACTGGGAGACAATTGGTGCAATGGCCTGTTGAAGAGTTAAACAGTCTCAGAGGCAAAGAAGTTAACATAGACAATCAAAGGCTTGAGAAGGGAGATTATAGTGAAGTAAAAGGAATCACTGCTGCCCAG GCAGATGTTGAAGTTACGTTCTCCTTTTCAAGCTTGGACAAGGCAGAGGCATATGATCCTAAGTGGGTAAAGGCGCAGGATCTATGTGCCCAAAAGGGTTCAAAACTACAGGGTGGGGTTGGACCGTTTGGACTTCTGACTTTGGCTTCTCAAAATCTCGAAGAGTTCACTCCTGTGTTTTTCAGAGTTTTCAAAAGTCCAAATAAGCATATTGTTCTCTTATGCTCTGATGCGAGAAG TTCATCTTTGAAGAGTGATCTGTACAAACCGCAATTTGCTGGGTTTGTAGATGTGGATTTGGCCGCGGATAAGAAGATTTCTCTTAGGAGTTTG ATTGATCACTCAGTTGTGGAGAGTTTTGGAGCAGGAGGGAAGACAAACATTTTGTCCCGAGTCTATCCCGAGCTAGCAGTGATGAACCAAGCGCACTTGTTTGTGTTCAACAATGGTACTGAACCAATCGTAGTGCAAAACCTCAAAGCTTGGAGCATGATATCTGCTGATATAAAATGA
- the LOC114401433 gene encoding cell wall / vacuolar inhibitor of fructosidase 1-like translates to MLNLKHLSIICSILVVAIISMSACHCRVLQPNDLKLIEETCKRTPKPNLCLQLLKGDPRAPSADTAGLALILVDVIKAKANEAEKTIKQLLKQGGNKKALSECAVDYKGILILDIPQATRAVRGDPKFADDAVSDCAVEADICENRFNGKSPLTHVNNGMRDVANVARAIIRTLL, encoded by the coding sequence ATGCTGAACTTGAAGCACCTCTCTATAATTTGCAGCATTCTTGTTGTGGCTATCATTTCAATGTCAGCATGTCATTGCAGAGTTTTGCAACCAAATGATTTGAAACTCATTGAGGAAACTTGCAAGAGAACCCCAAAACCTAATCTTTGTCTTCAACTCCTAAAAGGTGACCCCCGTGCCCCTAGCGCTGATACTGCAGGCCTTGCATTGATTTTGGTCGATGTGATCAAAGCCAAAGCAAATGAAGCCGAGAAAACAATCAAGCAACTTCTTAAGCAGGGTGGGAATAAGAAAGCCTTAAGTGAATGTGCTGTCGATTACAAAGGGATTTTGATACTTGATATACCACAAGCCACTAGGGCTGTGAGGGGAGACCCCAAATTTGCAGATGATGCGGTAAGTGATTGTGCTGTTGAGGCTGATATTTGTGAGAATCGCTTCAATGGGAAATCACCACTCACCCATGTGAATAATGGTATGCGTGATGTGGCGAATGTGGCAAGGGCCATTATTAGGACTTTGCTCTAG
- the LOC114401431 gene encoding beta-fructofuranosidase, insoluble isoenzyme CWINV4-like, translated as MRQSHANPNGPMYYNGVYHLFYQYNPNGTVWGNIVWAHSVSKDLINWNGIEHAIYPSKTFDKFGCWSGSATIIPGKGPVILYTGVIEENNTQVQCYAEPEDPNDPLLRRWVKPDKLNPAVVDKDVNHTEFRDPTTAWWGKDGHWRMLVGSVRKRRGIAYLYRSKDFKTWVSGWLGWT; from the exons ATGCGTCAATCACATGCAAATCCAAATG GGCCAATGTACTACAATGGAGTATACCATCTGTTCTACCAGTACAATCCCAATGGCACAGTGTGGGGTAACATAGTGTGGGCGCACTCAGTGTCCAAGGATCTGATAAACTGGAATGGCATTGAACATGCTATTTATCCATCAAAGACCTTTGACAAATTTGGCTGCTGGTCAGGGTCTGCTACCATAATCCCTGGTAAGGGGCCCGTGATCCTCTACACTGGAGTTATAGAAGAAAATAACACTCAAGTGCAATGCTATGCCGAACCAGAAGACCCAAATGACCCACTTCTTCGGAGATGGGTGAAACCAGACAAGCTCAACCCAGCTGTGGTAGATAAAGATGTTAACCACACTGAATTTCGTGACCCCACAACAGCTTGGTGGGGCAAGGACGGTCACTGGAGGATGCTGGTGGGCAGTGTAAGGAAGCGCAGAGGAATAGCTTATCTATACAGGAGCAAGGACTTCAAGACATGGGTTAGTGGATGGTTGGGGTGGACTTAG